The Chroococcidiopsis sp. SAG 2025 genomic sequence GGAAAGAACATTTGTTTGTCTTGCAACAAGAATTACACCTGTATGATGTCTACCAATCGCAAATCGCGCTCATGTGACCTAAGAATTGAGGATTGCTTAAGTCAATTTAACGATAAAATTGATATTTCCCAGTCTCCCCTTACTCCACCAAAGCATATTCGCCATAAACCTCAAGGCAATGAACCTAGCTTTGATTTGCGTACTCATCTTTATCGCATGAGTGGGGTTGATTTTACCCAAGTGGATGGTCTTGGTGTCCTGACAGTACAAATCATCCTTTCTGAAGTTGGTTTAGATCCCAGCCGATTCCCTACGGTTAAACACTTTACCTCTTGGCTTGGCGCAATGTCGCTGGCAGTCGCATTACTGGTGGCAAAATTCAAAGTTCTCAGACTCGTCCTGTAGTCAATCGCGCCGAAGACAGCTTTCCGTATGGCAGCGCAAACTGCCGGAAAAAGTAATTCCGCTTTGGGCGCATTTTATCGTCGCTTACGTTCTCGACTTGGCTCTCCTAAAGCCATTACTGCAACTGCTCATAAGATTGCGCGAATTTTTTACAAACTTTGGACAACTGGAGGAAATTACACCGATCCTGGTATGGATTATTATGAGCAGCGTTATTACGTGAGCGAATGCTCAATAA encodes the following:
- a CDS encoding transposase, translating into MMSTNRKSRSCDLRIEDCLSQFNDKIDISQSPLTPPKHIRHKPQGNEPSFDLRTHLYRMSGVDFTQVDGLGVLTVQIILSEVGLDPSRFPTVKHFTSWLGAMSLAVALLVAKFKVLRLVL